The nucleotide window AGAGTCAGCTTCGCTGTCACTTGGATCCACATGGACCACCACGGGACCGCTAAGGCTGTTCCGGATCATGTTTTCCACCTTAGTGGCTATCTCATGAGCGGCCATAAAGCTGGTATCACCGGGAACCACAATATGCAGGGAAATTGCTTTGATGGTACCGTAATCATGCACCGCTACGTCGTGAACATCCATCACTCCAGGCACCTTCTTGGCCATGCCAATGATTTCCCGCAGGAGAGTCCGATCCGGGGCCTCACCCACCAAGCTGCTCCCGGCTGTACTCCCTAGCTGCCAAGCAGTATAAATAATAAGTGCCGACACTGCCAGGCCTAAGATAGAATCTACTGCCGGGTAGCCATAACGGGCGGCTATAATTGCCACTGCCACCAGCACCGAAGCAATGGCGTCACTACGGTGATGCCAAGCGTCGGCTCTCAGAGCCGGCGAATTAATTCGTTGGCCCAAGTCCAAGGAGATACCGGCCATAAGCTCCTTAGCCAGACCTGATATCACCAGGATCATCGCTGCCGGCACAGTTCCAGTGACAGCATTACCGTGCAACAAGCGATCTAGCGAAGTGCGACCGAATTCAAGTCCGACTAAAGCTAGAAGCAAAGCGATGATCAGCGTCGAGACCAGCTCTACCCGACCGTGCCCAAAGGGATGCTCCTTGTCAGGGCGGCGCCTAGAGGCATGAAAGCCCACCAGCACCACCACTGAGGTAATCACATCGGAAAAGGTGTGGGCCGCGTCAGCCAGCAAAGAAACGCTGTTCAATGCTACCCCTATTATAACCTTTAAGACCGAAAGAATAATATTCCCGACAATGCTGATCCAGGCTTCTAAGAAACCGTAACGGGCTCGTACCTGTGGATCTTCAAGATTTTCGTGCTTGGGGATAAAAACAGCCAGTAGCCAATCAGTAATTCGTTTGACCATGAGGGTTCTCCTTCCTTTGCTCTTGCCTCCCCAAAGCAAAAAAATACCTGTGGAGGCTTTTCAGTCCCACAAGCATGACACTTGCTGCACCCAAGGTGCCCGGCTAACACCAACTGATGTCGTCGGCCGCCTGTTCTGATGCCAGTATAACATGGCCATTTACTATATGCAATAATAACCTGATTGTTGTTAACTGTGTAACGGGGTTACTCCAACTGTCCTGGTGTGCTATAATAGACGCAAAGATTGAGCGGGGAGAGCTTTGTATGCCAATAGCCAGCAAGATTACCCGTTACCTCGCCTTCGATCCTCAATTGAGCCCTCTTTATCACGACCTTACCATCGGCAAAGGAAAACTCGGTGGCAAAGCACGTGGACTCTTGTTTGCCGAACAGGCCCTGCACCGAAGCAACGATCCTCTGTTTAACCGAGTAGCTGTGCCCAAAACCTTCTTTGTTGCTACCGGTGTATTCGAGGATTTTGTCAGCCAAAACCAGCTACGGGGAATAGTGGACAGCGGTCGGGACTATGAGCAGATAGAAGCCGCCTTTACTAAGGGCGTATTTACCCCGACCATACGTGAACAGTTGGCTCAACTGCTGGATGAGTTTTCTTCGCCGCTTACGGTCCGTTCCTCGTCGGTGTTGGAAGATAACCTGCGTTATTCCTTTGCCGGTAAATATCTCACCATCTTTGTCACTAATAACGGCACCAGGGAAGAAAGGCTAGCCGAATTGGAACAGGCGGTCAAACTGGTTTTTGCCAGTATTTACTCTCCTAATGCCGTGGAATACCGCCGCAAGCATGGTTTGCACGGGGACAAGATGGCAGTGATGATCCAGCAGCTTACTGGCAAAGAGCGCGGCTCCCTTTTTTATCCAGAGATTTCAGGTGTGGGTTTCTCCAAGAACTACCGGCGCTGGAGTAAAGAAGTGCGAAAAGAAGATGGCGTGATCAGGCTGGTCTTCGGGCTGGGAACCCGCTGTGTGGGCCGAGAATATGCCCGTACTTTTTCCTTGACCGACTTGAATTTGCGCCCCGAAGGTCACGCACCCTGGGCTATAGCCAAATATTCCCAAGAAAGATTCGACGTCCTGGATCTTGCCGGTGGCCGCGCAGAGGTTTTTAATATTAATCAAAAACTCTCTATTTTAAAATACCATCCCTGTTTTAGCCAGTACGCTCAAGTGTATCGTGTTGATGACGCACACATCGAAGACATAAAAGAAGACGAACCGCCCCAGCTCAATCCCGGTGACAAGATAGTGTTTACCTTCCAGAATTTCCCTCGCTTACACCCCGATTTCTTCCGCTTGATCAACACCTTGATGGCTACGCTGGAAGAAGAGCTGGGCCTACCGGTAGATATAGAGTTTACCTACGAACCGGAAGAAAAGTTGTTCACTTTGGTGCAGATGCGTCCGCTCCCCAGCTATGAAGAATACCGGGCGGTTCAAATACCGGCCAGCTTGCGGCCGGAGGCGATCCTCCTTAGAGGTAACCGCATGTTGGCCACCGGCATTTTATTGGGAGTAACACGCCTGGTATATGTAGATCCGTACCTGTATCAACAAACTGCAGATAAGCGCTCCGTGGCCCGGGAAGTAGAACGTATAAACCGTAGAATGGACGGTGAACGCTACATCTTAGTTGGGCCCGGACGCTGGGGATCCACCAAAGCAGAACTTGGGGTCCCGGTTGGCTACAGTCAAATCTCCAACGCGGGACTTATTGTGGAACTGGGCATTCAAGAAGCCAATTTTGTCCCGGAGTTACCCTACGGAACTCGTTTCTTCCACGATTTAGAAGTGGACGGTATTTTATACTTGTCTGTATTCGACACTACCCAAAGTAACGTCTTTAACTCCTATTGGCTCCGCTCCCGCTCAGCCCTGGCCGAACCCACCGGCCACCCAGCAGTGAGCATATACTCCGGTCTGTTTAATGCCTATTTGGACGGCGAGCGGCGCATAGGTTGTGTTACCGCTCACAACTGATTACATACATATAGATAAAACAGACATAGGAGGTCTATTGTGAACACCAAGTCAGGAATAGGCGATTTCGCTTTTACGGCTCTATTCGTAGCCTTAGTCACCCTTACCACCGCTGCATTTCGAGTGCCTGTGCCGGCCACCAGTGGCTTTATCAACTTGGGCGACACTTTCATTTTCACCGCGGCCCTATTATGGGGTCCCCGTACCGGCTTCTGGGCCGGCAGCATCGGGTCGGCCCTGGCTGACATTTTAAGCGGTTATCCCCATTGGGCCCCGTTTACGTTTGTAATCAAAGGTGCCGAAGGTGCCATCGCCGGCTTGATTGCCCACAGTGCCTTTACCCGGGGCAGAAACACCGTATTGACAGCGGTTGGGCTGGGAGCCGGCGGCCTGATCATGGTGCTAGGCTATTTTGTCGTGGAAATCTTTCTCTACGGTCTACCGGCAGCCATGGTGGAATTGCCCGGCAATTCGCTGCAGGCGGTAGGCAGCATCGTCATCGCCTTGCCCCTGTCCTTGGCCTTAAAGCGTATCGGCCTTCAGCGCCAGTGACTGATTTTGCTTTCCAATCCGGTGGTTATATACCAACCGGGAGATCTTAGCAATAGCTTCAAAGCCCGGATCCTCGCTGGCACCTACGTCTTTGGTCATTACCGCCAAGGCATAAGGGCGTTCCGGTAAGAACACCACCCCCACGTCGGTGGCCACTGCCGGCAGAGCCCCCACCTTATGACCTACCTGGACTTCAGCCGGAAGGAAGGCCGGCAGACCGTCTTTATAAATGGAATGTACCAGATCGTCCATGAGGATCCAGCCCGCATCAGGGTTGCTGTGGGCAAAATCCAAAGCTGCCCGGGTGTACGTAACCAAGTCTTCGGCGGTAGAATAGTTTTTTCCCCCAGGAAAGACTGTTTTGCCGCCGAGATTTTTCATGAACGCTTCTATGTTGTCTTGTCCAAGTCGATTAGTGAGCATTCTCCAGGCCACATTGTCACTTTCTCGAATCAGTTTGCGCGCCAATTCACCCAAGGTAAATAGCTGGCCCGGATATGCGTTCCAGCGAATGGTCCCGGCGCCCCCGGACCAATGGACATCAGGATCATAGGCCATCTGTTCATCCAGGCTAATCTTGTTGGCCGCCACCTGCTCGTATAAATAAAGTGCCACCGGTACCTTAATGGAGCTCGCCGCCGGCAGGGGCTCTTTTTCATTAATACCGAAATGTCCGCCAGTGGTAAGATCGAAGAAATAGAGGCCAACCTCTCCCGGCTGGGAGTCGACAAATTCCTTCAGTTCGCGCTCTAATTCGGTAAAGTTTTCTCGTGCCAAGCGAAAAGAAGTAGGCGGAAATACGTTCGGTTTGTAGTACGGTTGCTTGGCACCAGGGGCTTTTACTATTGATACCATCAAGATTGCCAGCAACCCCGCCACTAGAACCCAAAACGCTCCGCCCAGTTTTCTTAAGAAATTCTGTTTGTTGTTCATAAGTCACCACCTTCTTTAACAGGGTTTCCGCTCAGGTGGTGAACTATACGCTCTTCAGATCGGGCAGCGTTAAAGCTGCTCTTACTTATACTCTTTGGCCTCTTCTTCTTGGCGCAGCACCCTGAGCGCTCCTTGGGCCAAAGCCGGTAGCTC belongs to Bacillota bacterium and includes:
- a CDS encoding cation transporter — protein: MVKRITDWLLAVFIPKHENLEDPQVRARYGFLEAWISIVGNIILSVLKVIIGVALNSVSLLADAAHTFSDVITSVVVLVGFHASRRRPDKEHPFGHGRVELVSTLIIALLLALVGLEFGRTSLDRLLHGNAVTGTVPAAMILVISGLAKELMAGISLDLGQRINSPALRADAWHHRSDAIASVLVAVAIIAARYGYPAVDSILGLAVSALIIYTAWQLGSTAGSSLVGEAPDRTLLREIIGMAKKVPGVMDVHDVAVHDYGTIKAISLHIVVPGDTSFMAAHEIATKVENMIRNSLSGPVVVHVDPSDSEADSLVTLAD
- a CDS encoding phosphoenolpyruvate synthase, with protein sequence MPIASKITRYLAFDPQLSPLYHDLTIGKGKLGGKARGLLFAEQALHRSNDPLFNRVAVPKTFFVATGVFEDFVSQNQLRGIVDSGRDYEQIEAAFTKGVFTPTIREQLAQLLDEFSSPLTVRSSSVLEDNLRYSFAGKYLTIFVTNNGTREERLAELEQAVKLVFASIYSPNAVEYRRKHGLHGDKMAVMIQQLTGKERGSLFYPEISGVGFSKNYRRWSKEVRKEDGVIRLVFGLGTRCVGREYARTFSLTDLNLRPEGHAPWAIAKYSQERFDVLDLAGGRAEVFNINQKLSILKYHPCFSQYAQVYRVDDAHIEDIKEDEPPQLNPGDKIVFTFQNFPRLHPDFFRLINTLMATLEEELGLPVDIEFTYEPEEKLFTLVQMRPLPSYEEYRAVQIPASLRPEAILLRGNRMLATGILLGVTRLVYVDPYLYQQTADKRSVAREVERINRRMDGERYILVGPGRWGSTKAELGVPVGYSQISNAGLIVELGIQEANFVPELPYGTRFFHDLEVDGILYLSVFDTTQSNVFNSYWLRSRSALAEPTGHPAVSIYSGLFNAYLDGERRIGCVTAHN
- a CDS encoding ECF transporter S component, producing MNTKSGIGDFAFTALFVALVTLTTAAFRVPVPATSGFINLGDTFIFTAALLWGPRTGFWAGSIGSALADILSGYPHWAPFTFVIKGAEGAIAGLIAHSAFTRGRNTVLTAVGLGAGGLIMVLGYFVVEIFLYGLPAAMVELPGNSLQAVGSIVIALPLSLALKRIGLQRQ
- a CDS encoding serine hydrolase — encoded protein: MNNKQNFLRKLGGAFWVLVAGLLAILMVSIVKAPGAKQPYYKPNVFPPTSFRLARENFTELERELKEFVDSQPGEVGLYFFDLTTGGHFGINEKEPLPAASSIKVPVALYLYEQVAANKISLDEQMAYDPDVHWSGGAGTIRWNAYPGQLFTLGELARKLIRESDNVAWRMLTNRLGQDNIEAFMKNLGGKTVFPGGKNYSTAEDLVTYTRAALDFAHSNPDAGWILMDDLVHSIYKDGLPAFLPAEVQVGHKVGALPAVATDVGVVFLPERPYALAVMTKDVGASEDPGFEAIAKISRLVYNHRIGKQNQSLALKADTL